The following coding sequences lie in one Mycobacterium sp. Z3061 genomic window:
- a CDS encoding amino acid ABC transporter ATP-binding protein, which translates to MTLPRDPVSLAAKDIHQVLGGTAVLRGVSLEVPAGTTTSVIGPSGSGKSTLLRVLNRLREPDSGDILLDGRSVLRDDPDELRQRIGMVFQQFNLFPHRSVLDNVALAPRKLRRLPADAARELALHHLDRVGLKGKAGARPGTLSGGQQQRVAIARALAMAPQVMFFDEATSALDPEMVKGVLELIADLGADGMTMLVVTHEMGFARSASDAVVFMDHGKVVEFGPPERIFDAAETERLQRFLAQVL; encoded by the coding sequence GTGACGCTCCCCCGTGATCCGGTTTCGCTGGCGGCCAAGGATATTCATCAGGTCCTCGGCGGAACCGCGGTGCTGCGCGGGGTGAGCCTCGAGGTGCCGGCCGGCACCACCACCTCGGTGATCGGCCCGTCGGGCTCCGGCAAGTCGACGCTGCTGCGCGTATTGAACCGGCTGCGCGAGCCCGACAGCGGCGACATCCTGCTGGACGGCCGATCGGTGCTTCGTGACGACCCCGATGAGCTGCGTCAGCGCATCGGGATGGTGTTCCAGCAGTTCAACCTCTTCCCGCACCGCAGCGTGCTGGACAACGTCGCGCTCGCACCGCGCAAACTGCGCCGCCTGCCCGCCGACGCCGCCCGGGAACTGGCGCTGCACCACTTGGACCGGGTAGGCCTGAAGGGCAAAGCCGGCGCCCGCCCCGGCACCCTGTCGGGTGGTCAACAACAGCGGGTGGCGATCGCCCGCGCGCTGGCCATGGCGCCACAGGTGATGTTCTTCGACGAGGCCACCTCCGCGCTGGATCCCGAGATGGTCAAGGGCGTCCTGGAGCTCATCGCCGATCTCGGCGCCGACGGGATGACGATGTTGGTGGTCACCCATGAGATGGGCTTCGCGCGATCAGCCTCCGATGCCGTCGTCTTCATGGATCATGGCAAAGTCGTCGAGTTCGGGCCGCCGGAGCGGATATTCGACGCCGCCGAGACCGAGCGGCTCCAGCGGTTCCTCGCCCAGGTGCTGTGA
- a CDS encoding YqgE/AlgH family protein produces MVAQHEDPEDNFAPAAQRVRAGTLLLANTDLLEPTFRRSVIYIVEHNEGGTLGVVLNRSSETAVYNVLPQWAKLASKPKTMFIGGPVKRDAALCLAVLRVGADPDGVPGLRHVAGRMVMVDLDAEPDLIAPVVEGVRIFAGYSGWTIGQLEGEIERDDWIVLSALPSDVLAPPRSDLWGQVLRRQPLPLAMLATHPIDLSRN; encoded by the coding sequence ATAGTGGCGCAGCACGAAGATCCTGAGGACAACTTCGCACCCGCCGCCCAGCGGGTGCGGGCGGGTACCTTGTTGCTGGCCAACACCGATCTGCTGGAGCCGACGTTTCGGCGCAGCGTCATCTACATCGTCGAGCACAACGAGGGTGGCACGCTGGGGGTGGTGCTGAACCGGTCCAGCGAGACGGCCGTCTACAACGTGCTGCCGCAGTGGGCCAAGCTCGCGTCCAAGCCCAAGACGATGTTCATCGGCGGCCCGGTGAAGCGGGACGCGGCGCTGTGCCTGGCGGTGCTGCGCGTCGGGGCCGATCCGGACGGGGTACCGGGACTGCGGCATGTCGCGGGCCGCATGGTGATGGTGGATCTCGACGCCGAGCCGGATCTGATCGCGCCGGTGGTGGAAGGCGTGCGGATCTTCGCCGGATACTCCGGTTGGACCATCGGACAGCTCGAAGGCGAAATCGAGCGCGACGACTGGATTGTGTTGTCGGCGTTGCCGTCTGACGTTCTGGCCCCGCCCCGGTCAGACCTGTGGGGGCAGGTTTTGCGCCGGCAGCCGTTGCCGTTGGCGATGCTTGCCACGCACCCGATCGACCTGAGCCGGAACTAG
- a CDS encoding MarR family transcriptional regulator has translation MADSEPTAPEVAELAEGLHRSLSKLSTILRRGDPTNTAVAGELTLAQLSILITLLDRGPIRMTDLAAHERVRTPTTTVAIRRLEKIGLVKRSRDPSDLRAVLVDITPQGRAVHNESLANRHAALAAMLSQLSKSDLDILMEALAPLARLASGEPAAPAADTDEA, from the coding sequence ATGGCGGACAGCGAACCTACAGCGCCCGAGGTGGCGGAGCTGGCGGAGGGGTTGCACCGCTCGCTGTCCAAGCTGTCCACCATCCTGCGCCGCGGCGATCCGACCAATACCGCGGTGGCCGGCGAGTTGACGCTGGCTCAGCTTTCGATCCTGATCACCCTGCTCGACCGGGGCCCGATCAGGATGACGGACCTGGCCGCACACGAGCGGGTCCGCACCCCCACCACCACGGTGGCGATCCGCCGGCTCGAGAAGATCGGGCTGGTGAAGCGCTCGCGCGACCCGTCGGACCTGCGTGCGGTGCTGGTCGACATCACGCCGCAGGGCCGGGCGGTGCACAACGAGTCGCTGGCCAACCGCCACGCCGCGCTGGCGGCGATGCTCAGCCAGCTGTCCAAGTCCGACCTCGACATCCTGATGGAGGCGCTGGCTCCCCTGGCCCGACTCGCCAGCGGTGAGCCGGCCGCGCCCGCGGCGGACACCGACGAGGCGTGA
- a CDS encoding sterol desaturase family protein codes for MRSGLLALHGVELIALVGAALACGGRWHPGGDVTRLPAVALAVAMVMVGWQTCRLLRGCSSLSAPGLALQSGILMTAIAVATQNGCAGAAGIALATGILAGWGRLAQTGPDAAGSARLSVRPTAGGDQLAPDSDQHGVAGGPPAAAGAALLGVLTIALVLAALRVRSDIVFGLATLAVIFVPLERLFPLHAHRVLRRGWRTDVVHYLVNGTALKFGLVATAVGAGGFLRALVPEPLRVAVAASPAWVQIVAGLAISAVGNYAGHRAAHEIPLLWRFHRVHHSVREMDWLAANHLHPVDETFIRSAAVLPLYALGFGRVGLGAFAIVMTLQAVFIHANLKAGFGPLRWLIATPQFHHWHHAREPRAHNSNFAGEFPVLDAIFGTLYLPVHRWPAQYGLDDVEPAGYLRQLAWPLTSRRKTIKTGRRFG; via the coding sequence ATGAGGTCGGGGCTCCTCGCGCTGCACGGCGTCGAGCTGATCGCGCTGGTCGGTGCGGCCTTGGCTTGCGGTGGCCGGTGGCATCCCGGCGGCGATGTGACCCGGCTCCCGGCCGTTGCCTTGGCGGTGGCGATGGTGATGGTGGGTTGGCAGACCTGCCGGCTGCTTCGCGGGTGCAGTTCGCTATCCGCTCCCGGGCTCGCGCTCCAGTCGGGAATCTTGATGACGGCCATCGCGGTGGCCACCCAGAATGGTTGCGCCGGGGCCGCTGGGATCGCGCTCGCAACCGGCATTCTGGCCGGATGGGGTCGGTTGGCGCAGACCGGACCCGACGCCGCGGGCTCGGCCCGACTGTCCGTGCGGCCGACTGCCGGCGGCGACCAGTTGGCGCCGGATTCCGATCAGCACGGCGTCGCCGGCGGGCCGCCGGCCGCTGCCGGTGCAGCCCTGCTGGGGGTGCTGACCATCGCGCTGGTCCTCGCCGCACTCAGGGTGCGCAGCGACATCGTGTTCGGCCTGGCGACTCTCGCGGTCATCTTCGTCCCGCTGGAACGGCTCTTCCCGCTGCACGCGCATCGCGTGCTGCGGCGAGGATGGCGGACCGACGTGGTGCACTACCTGGTCAACGGAACCGCGTTGAAGTTCGGACTGGTCGCGACGGCGGTCGGCGCCGGCGGATTCCTGCGTGCGTTGGTGCCCGAACCCCTACGGGTCGCCGTTGCCGCGAGTCCGGCCTGGGTGCAGATCGTGGCGGGATTGGCGATCTCGGCTGTCGGCAACTACGCGGGACATCGCGCCGCGCACGAGATACCTCTGCTGTGGCGTTTCCACCGGGTCCATCACAGCGTCCGCGAAATGGATTGGCTCGCGGCCAACCACCTGCATCCCGTGGACGAGACCTTCATCCGGTCCGCCGCGGTGTTACCGCTCTATGCGCTCGGCTTCGGCCGGGTAGGCCTGGGCGCGTTCGCGATCGTGATGACGCTGCAAGCGGTCTTCATTCACGCGAACTTGAAAGCAGGGTTCGGCCCCCTGCGATGGCTGATCGCCACCCCGCAATTCCACCACTGGCATCACGCCCGCGAACCGCGGGCCCATAACAGCAACTTCGCGGGGGAGTTCCCGGTCCTCGACGCGATCTTCGGGACTCTGTACCTGCCGGTCCACCGCTGGCCGGCACAGTATGGTCTCGATGACGTGGAACCGGCCGGCTACCTGCGTCAACTCGCCTGGCCGCTGACAAGCCGGCGCAAGACAATCAAGACTGGGCGCCGCTTCGGCTAG
- a CDS encoding SDR family oxidoreductase → MPTALITGASGGIGAAIATALAPTHTLLLAGRPSARLDAVAERLGATTFPLDLTDPDSIDASCEVVDELDVLVHNAGVSIPGRVDESHVDEWRATFSVNVFGAVALTLALLPALRQAQGRVVFINSGSGRNVSPGMASYSASKFALRAFADSLRADEPALLVTSVHPGRVDTDMQRELVAYEGGEYDPSKFLRPETVAQVVVNVVATPRDGHIHEVVIRPR, encoded by the coding sequence ATGCCCACCGCACTCATCACCGGCGCCAGTGGCGGTATCGGCGCCGCCATCGCGACGGCGCTGGCACCCACGCACACTTTGCTGTTGGCCGGTCGGCCGTCGGCGCGGTTGGATGCTGTGGCGGAGCGGCTGGGCGCCACCACGTTTCCGCTGGACCTGACCGACCCCGATTCCATCGACGCCAGTTGCGAAGTCGTCGACGAGCTCGACGTGCTCGTGCACAACGCCGGAGTGTCGATCCCCGGCCGGGTCGACGAGTCGCACGTGGACGAGTGGCGCGCCACCTTCAGCGTGAATGTCTTTGGCGCCGTTGCCCTTACGTTGGCGCTGTTGCCGGCGCTGCGGCAGGCCCAGGGCCGCGTGGTGTTCATCAACTCCGGTTCCGGCCGCAATGTGTCGCCGGGCATGGCCTCCTATTCGGCCAGCAAGTTCGCCCTGCGCGCCTTCGCCGATTCGTTGCGCGCGGATGAGCCCGCGTTGCTGGTGACGTCGGTGCACCCCGGCCGGGTGGACACCGACATGCAGCGTGAACTGGTCGCCTACGAGGGCGGCGAGTACGACCCGTCGAAGTTCCTGCGTCCCGAGACCGTCGCCCAGGTGGTCGTCAACGTGGTGGCCACCCCCCGGGACGGCCACATCCATGAAGTGGTGATCCGCCCGCGCTGA
- the leuS gene encoding leucine--tRNA ligase produces MTESPTAGPDADAPRYRYTAELAAGLERTWQDNWAQLGTFNVPNPVGSLAPADGSTVPADKLFVQDMFPYPSGEGLHVGHPLGYIATDVYARYYRMLGRNVLHALGFDAFGLPAEQYAVQTGTHPRTRTEANVVNFQRQLGRLGLGHDSRRSFSTTDVEFYKWTQWIFLQIYNAWFDPAADKARPISELIAEFDSGARVLDDGRQWAQLSAGERADVVDGYRLVYRADSMVNWCPGLGTVLANEEVTADGRSDRGNFPVFRKRLRQWMMRITAYSDRLLNDLESLDWPDQVKTMQRNWIGRSTGATALFAATRPDGSAADIEVFTTRPDTLFGATYLVLAPEHELVDEVVAASWPEGVPEAWTYGGATPADAVAAYRRAIAAKSDLERQESREKTGVFLGSYATNPANGESVPIFIADYVLAGYGTGAIMAVPGHDQRDWDFARQFGLPIVEVIAGGDVSQAAHSGDGVLVNSGFLDGKSVADAKQAMTQRLESEGRGRARIQFKLRDWLFARQRYWGEPFPIVYDADGRAHGIDEAALPVELPDVPDYSPVSFDPDDADSEPSPPLAKATDWVHVELDLGDGLKPYTRDTNVMPQWAGSSWYELRYTDPHNSERFCAKENEAYWMGPRPAEHGPGDPGGVDLYVGGAEHAVLHLLYCRFWHKVLYDLGHVSSREPYRKLVNQGYIQAFAYTDARGSYVPAEEVIERDGGFVYPGPDGEIQVFQEFGKIGKSLKNSISPDEMCDAYGADTLRVYEMSMGPLEASRPWATKDVVGAHRFLQRVWRLVIDEDTGETRVADADPAAETQRVLHRTIAGVSEDYAALRNNTAAAKLIEYTNHLTKQYRGEVPRAAVEPLVLMLAPLAPHMAEELWLRLGHTTSLAHGPFPVADPAYLVDDTVEYPVQVNGKVRGRVVVASDAATDAVQAAALADEKVQAFLDGATPRKVIVVPGRMVNLVV; encoded by the coding sequence GTGACAGAATCGCCGACCGCCGGACCCGATGCGGATGCACCGCGGTACCGCTACACCGCCGAGCTCGCGGCCGGGCTGGAACGCACCTGGCAGGACAACTGGGCTCAGCTGGGTACGTTCAACGTGCCCAACCCGGTCGGCTCGTTGGCTCCCGCGGATGGCTCAACCGTTCCCGCCGACAAGCTGTTCGTGCAGGACATGTTTCCCTACCCGTCGGGGGAGGGGCTGCACGTCGGCCACCCACTGGGTTACATCGCCACCGACGTCTACGCCCGCTACTACCGGATGCTCGGCCGTAATGTGTTGCATGCGTTAGGTTTCGATGCATTCGGTCTGCCCGCCGAGCAGTACGCGGTGCAAACGGGCACCCACCCGCGCACCAGGACCGAGGCCAACGTCGTCAACTTCCAGCGTCAGCTGGGCCGGTTGGGTCTGGGCCATGACAGCCGGCGCAGCTTCTCCACCACCGATGTGGAGTTCTACAAGTGGACGCAGTGGATCTTTCTGCAGATCTACAACGCCTGGTTCGACCCCGCCGCAGACAAAGCCCGCCCGATCAGCGAGCTGATCGCCGAGTTCGATTCCGGTGCAAGGGTTCTCGACGACGGTAGGCAGTGGGCGCAGTTGTCGGCGGGGGAGCGGGCCGACGTGGTCGACGGGTATCGGCTGGTATATCGCGCCGACTCGATGGTCAACTGGTGCCCGGGTCTGGGCACGGTGCTGGCCAACGAAGAGGTCACCGCCGACGGCCGCAGCGACCGCGGCAACTTTCCGGTGTTCCGCAAGCGGTTGCGGCAATGGATGATGCGAATCACCGCGTACTCCGACCGGTTGCTCAACGACCTCGAGAGCCTGGACTGGCCGGATCAGGTCAAGACCATGCAGCGCAATTGGATCGGACGCTCGACCGGTGCTACGGCACTGTTTGCCGCGACCAGGCCGGACGGCTCAGCCGCCGATATCGAGGTCTTCACTACCCGGCCCGACACGCTGTTCGGCGCCACCTATCTGGTGCTGGCGCCCGAGCACGAACTGGTCGACGAAGTGGTCGCCGCCAGTTGGCCCGAAGGCGTACCGGAAGCCTGGACCTACGGCGGTGCCACCCCGGCCGACGCGGTGGCCGCCTACCGCCGTGCTATCGCGGCCAAGTCGGACCTCGAGCGTCAGGAAAGCCGGGAGAAGACCGGTGTCTTCCTGGGCAGCTATGCCACCAACCCGGCCAACGGTGAGTCGGTACCGATCTTCATCGCCGACTATGTGCTGGCCGGCTACGGCACCGGGGCGATCATGGCCGTGCCGGGCCACGACCAGCGGGACTGGGACTTCGCCCGGCAGTTCGGGTTGCCGATCGTCGAAGTCATTGCCGGTGGCGATGTTTCGCAGGCGGCCCATTCCGGTGACGGTGTCCTGGTCAACTCCGGCTTCCTGGACGGCAAGAGCGTCGCCGATGCCAAACAAGCCATGACGCAACGGCTGGAGTCTGAGGGGCGGGGCCGGGCCCGCATCCAATTCAAGCTGCGCGACTGGCTTTTCGCGCGGCAGCGGTACTGGGGCGAGCCGTTCCCGATCGTCTATGACGCCGACGGGCGCGCCCACGGGATCGACGAAGCCGCATTGCCGGTGGAACTGCCCGACGTGCCCGACTACTCACCGGTGTCGTTCGATCCCGACGACGCCGACAGCGAGCCGTCACCGCCGCTGGCGAAAGCAACCGACTGGGTGCACGTCGAACTCGATCTCGGCGACGGCCTGAAGCCCTACACCCGCGACACCAACGTGATGCCGCAATGGGCCGGCAGTTCGTGGTACGAGCTGCGCTACACCGATCCGCACAACTCAGAACGCTTCTGCGCCAAGGAAAACGAGGCCTACTGGATGGGCCCGCGACCGGCCGAGCACGGTCCGGGGGACCCGGGCGGTGTTGACCTGTACGTCGGTGGTGCCGAACACGCGGTACTGCACCTGCTGTATTGCCGCTTCTGGCACAAGGTTCTCTACGACCTGGGACACGTCAGCTCCCGGGAGCCGTACCGCAAGCTGGTCAACCAGGGCTATATCCAGGCCTTCGCCTACACCGACGCGCGCGGATCGTACGTACCCGCCGAAGAAGTGATCGAGCGCGACGGCGGATTTGTCTACCCGGGCCCCGACGGCGAGATCCAGGTCTTCCAGGAGTTCGGCAAAATCGGTAAGAGCCTGAAGAATTCGATCTCACCGGATGAGATGTGCGACGCTTACGGCGCCGACACGCTGCGGGTATACGAGATGTCGATGGGTCCGCTGGAGGCATCCCGACCGTGGGCCACCAAGGATGTCGTTGGCGCGCACCGCTTCCTGCAACGGGTGTGGCGTCTGGTGATCGACGAGGACACCGGCGAAACCCGGGTGGCCGACGCAGACCCCGCCGCCGAGACGCAGCGAGTGCTGCACCGCACGATCGCCGGCGTCTCGGAAGACTATGCGGCACTGCGGAATAACACCGCTGCCGCCAAATTGATCGAGTACACGAATCATCTCACCAAGCAGTACCGCGGCGAGGTACCGCGTGCCGCGGTGGAACCGCTGGTCTTGATGCTGGCACCGCTGGCCCCGCACATGGCCGAAGAACTGTGGCTGCGGCTGGGCCACACCACGTCGCTGGCGCACGGCCCCTTCCCGGTGGCCGATCCCGCCTACCTGGTCGACGACACCGTCGAGTACCCGGTGCAGGTGAACGGTAAGGTGCGCGGCCGGGTGGTGGTGGCCTCCGATGCGGCCACCGACGCGGTGCAGGCCGCCGCACTTGCTGACGAGAAGGTGCAGGCGTTCCTCGATGGTGCCACACCACGCAAGGTGATCGTGGTACCCGGCCGGATGGTGAACCTCGTCGTCTGA